Proteins encoded within one genomic window of Jiangella mangrovi:
- a CDS encoding glycerophosphodiester phosphodiesterase family protein gives MPNSLLKRTLVVSALVAVGATAAVAPAQATGRFHNPANIAHHGASAAAPENTLVAIDLAYDQGADYAEVEIQRTSDGELVAIQDAGLARTTNVEEVFPGRSPYLVRDFTLAELRQLDAGSWFGAQFAGERIPTLSEVIAEAGYRDGIVIEIRNAALYPGIEEDVRDELAANPYYLVRALLLNKLVVKSASVDSANAFHALAPYVPVGVIYDFRPADADLVAVSEWAHEVDIVTSVADEAHIDRIKELGLKVSVHTVDTETLMTRYIDRDVNGIVTNVPALLAGLLD, from the coding sequence ATGCCGAACTCCCTGCTCAAGCGCACCCTCGTGGTGTCCGCTCTCGTCGCCGTGGGTGCGACGGCCGCGGTCGCCCCGGCCCAGGCCACCGGCCGCTTCCATAACCCGGCCAACATCGCGCACCACGGCGCCTCCGCTGCGGCGCCGGAGAACACGCTCGTCGCGATCGACCTGGCCTACGACCAGGGTGCGGACTACGCCGAGGTCGAGATCCAGCGCACCTCGGACGGCGAGCTCGTCGCCATCCAGGACGCGGGCCTCGCCCGGACCACCAACGTCGAGGAGGTCTTCCCGGGGCGGTCGCCGTACCTGGTCCGCGACTTCACTCTCGCGGAGCTCCGTCAGCTCGACGCCGGCTCCTGGTTCGGTGCGCAGTTCGCCGGTGAGCGCATCCCGACCCTGAGTGAGGTCATCGCCGAGGCCGGTTACCGCGACGGCATCGTGATCGAGATCCGCAACGCCGCGCTCTACCCGGGGATCGAGGAAGACGTCAGGGACGAGCTGGCGGCGAACCCGTACTACCTGGTTCGTGCGCTGCTCCTGAACAAGCTCGTCGTCAAGTCCGCGAGCGTCGACTCGGCGAACGCCTTCCACGCGCTCGCGCCGTACGTGCCGGTGGGCGTGATCTACGACTTCCGGCCGGCGGACGCCGATCTGGTCGCCGTCAGCGAGTGGGCCCACGAGGTCGACATCGTCACGTCGGTCGCCGACGAGGCGCACATCGACCGGATCAAGGAGCTGGGCCTGAAGGTGTCGGTGCACACCGTCGACACCGAGACGCTCATGACCCGCTACATCGACCGCGACGTGAACGGGATCGTGACGAACGTCCCGGCGCTGCTCGCGGGCCTTCTCGACTAA
- the pstC gene encoding phosphate ABC transporter permease subunit PstC → MSTTTTRRVEPTGEVTEDAPRALKAAIGPSDRIFRGVSRSGGLAVLAIMSLIGIFLGYRAIQALREAGISFLTTEAWEPNGGDFGIAAVLTGTVLIALVAIGVAVPLAVGTALYISEYAPARIKQTLISMVDLMAAVPSVVYGLWGAFFLQWNILGLSRWISTWLGWIPFLSVDGADPRDPLATETVYTASTLIAGIVVAMMVTPIACSVMREVFAQAPAGEREGAYALGATKWGMIRSVVLPYGKGGMIGGTMLGLGRALGETIGVYMVISPVFEIQPRILESGSNSVSALIALRYGEASDFELSALMAAGLALFLMTLVVNFAASSIIARSRSGAVSDA, encoded by the coding sequence ATGTCGACGACGACCACGAGGCGTGTGGAGCCCACGGGTGAGGTGACCGAGGACGCGCCACGCGCCTTGAAGGCTGCCATCGGACCCAGCGACCGGATCTTCCGAGGCGTCTCCCGCAGCGGCGGCCTCGCCGTCCTGGCCATCATGTCCCTGATCGGCATCTTCCTCGGGTACCGCGCCATCCAGGCGTTGCGCGAGGCCGGCATCTCGTTCCTCACCACCGAGGCGTGGGAGCCCAACGGCGGCGACTTCGGCATCGCCGCGGTGCTCACCGGGACCGTCCTGATCGCCCTGGTGGCCATAGGCGTCGCAGTGCCCCTGGCCGTCGGCACGGCGCTCTACATCTCCGAGTACGCCCCCGCGCGGATCAAACAGACCCTGATCAGCATGGTCGACCTCATGGCGGCGGTGCCGAGCGTCGTGTACGGCCTCTGGGGTGCCTTCTTCCTGCAGTGGAACATCCTCGGCCTGTCGCGGTGGATCTCGACGTGGCTCGGCTGGATCCCGTTCCTGTCGGTCGACGGCGCGGATCCCCGCGACCCGCTCGCCACGGAGACCGTCTACACGGCCTCCACGCTCATCGCCGGCATCGTCGTCGCGATGATGGTGACGCCGATCGCGTGCTCGGTGATGCGCGAGGTGTTCGCCCAGGCGCCCGCCGGTGAGCGCGAGGGCGCCTACGCCCTGGGCGCTACCAAGTGGGGCATGATCCGCTCGGTCGTGCTGCCGTACGGCAAGGGCGGCATGATCGGCGGGACGATGCTCGGCCTCGGTCGCGCACTCGGCGAGACCATCGGCGTCTACATGGTCATCTCGCCGGTCTTCGAGATCCAGCCGCGCATCCTCGAGAGCGGCAGCAACTCCGTGTCGGCGCTGATCGCCCTGAGATACGGCGAGGCGAGCGACTTCGAGCTGTCGGCCCTGATGGCGGCCGGCCTCGCCCTGTTCCTGATGACGCTGGTGGTCAATTTCGCCGCCTCGTCGATCATCGCCCGGTCGCGCTCCGGCGCCGTGAGCGACGCATGA
- a CDS encoding sortase domain-containing protein translates to MTVPSASTYIPAIALQIVAVVALGFIVQVVLLSQLQHDRDQQTLYADFRADLAHAVAPVGQLAPPEPPGVPRPGEDATEVEEPDRLMAFGTPVAILEIPALGLSEVVLEGTTSDVMRSGPAHRRDTVLPGQEGTSVIMGRRTTYGGPFNRIHTLRPGDQITAVTGQGEHLYEVIGVRREGDPLPEPARDGEGRLTLVTADGRPLLPSGVLRVDAELVSDAQPAPARSLTTASLPASEDTLATDDQAWYPLVLLGQALLLAVAGTVWVRNRLGHWQAWVVGIPVIAALGLTAADQVARLLPNLL, encoded by the coding sequence GTGACCGTGCCCTCGGCGAGCACGTACATTCCGGCGATCGCGCTGCAGATCGTGGCGGTGGTGGCGCTCGGGTTCATCGTGCAGGTGGTGCTGTTGTCGCAGCTCCAGCACGATCGCGACCAGCAGACCCTGTACGCCGACTTCAGGGCCGACCTGGCCCATGCCGTCGCCCCGGTCGGGCAGCTGGCGCCACCGGAGCCGCCGGGGGTGCCGCGGCCGGGTGAGGACGCCACCGAGGTGGAGGAGCCGGACCGCCTCATGGCGTTCGGCACGCCGGTGGCGATCCTGGAGATCCCGGCCCTCGGCCTCAGCGAGGTGGTGCTCGAGGGGACGACGTCCGACGTCATGCGGTCCGGTCCGGCTCACCGGCGCGACACGGTGCTGCCGGGGCAAGAGGGCACCAGCGTCATCATGGGGCGGCGGACCACGTACGGCGGTCCGTTCAACCGCATCCACACCCTGCGTCCGGGCGACCAGATCACCGCGGTCACCGGGCAGGGCGAGCATCTGTACGAGGTCATCGGCGTGCGGCGCGAGGGCGACCCGCTACCGGAGCCGGCCCGCGACGGCGAAGGGCGGCTCACGCTGGTGACCGCCGACGGCCGGCCGTTGCTGCCGTCGGGCGTGCTCCGTGTCGACGCCGAGCTCGTGTCGGACGCGCAGCCCGCCCCGGCGCGCTCGCTGACCACGGCCAGCCTGCCCGCCTCGGAGGACACCCTGGCCACCGACGACCAGGCGTGGTACCCGCTCGTGCTGCTCGGCCAGGCGCTGCTGCTCGCGGTGGCCGGCACCGTCTGGGTGCGGAATCGGCTCGGCCACTGGCAGGCCTGGGTGGTCGGCATCCCGGTCATCGCCGCCCTTGGGCTGACCGCCGCCGACCAGGTCGCCCGGCTGCTCCCGAACCTGCTCTAG
- the pstB gene encoding phosphate ABC transporter ATP-binding protein PstB, translated as MTAPTDHTTALPAVQASRPSPNGAPANVASLAGLDARSISAWFGTHKVLDRVSLSMRAGEVTALIGPSGCGKSTFLRILNRMHELIPSASLAGEVMLDGQDIYAPNRRLTDARRQIGMVFQKPNPFPAMSIYDNVVAGLKLTGLRASKRSKDDLVESCLTKAGLWKEVRDRLRQPGGALSGGQQQRLCIARSLAIQPRVLLMDEPCSALDPTSTRRIEETIAELVSEVTIVIVTHNMQQAARVSDRCAFFLASHGTPGVIVEHGPTSVMFENPQDERTSDYVHGRFG; from the coding sequence ATGACCGCACCGACCGACCACACCACCGCCCTCCCCGCCGTGCAGGCGAGCCGGCCGTCGCCGAATGGGGCGCCGGCCAACGTCGCGTCGCTGGCCGGGCTGGACGCGCGGTCGATCTCGGCCTGGTTCGGCACCCACAAGGTGCTCGACCGGGTGTCGCTGTCCATGCGCGCCGGTGAGGTGACGGCGCTCATCGGCCCGTCGGGCTGCGGGAAGTCGACGTTCCTGCGGATCCTCAACCGCATGCACGAGCTGATCCCGTCGGCGTCGCTGGCGGGCGAGGTGATGCTGGACGGGCAGGACATCTACGCGCCGAACCGCCGCCTCACCGACGCGCGGCGGCAGATCGGCATGGTGTTCCAGAAGCCGAACCCGTTCCCGGCGATGTCCATCTACGACAACGTCGTGGCCGGGCTCAAGCTGACCGGGCTGCGGGCATCGAAGCGGTCCAAGGACGACCTCGTCGAGTCCTGCCTGACGAAGGCCGGCCTGTGGAAGGAGGTCCGCGACCGCCTCCGTCAGCCCGGCGGCGCGCTCTCCGGCGGCCAGCAGCAGCGTCTGTGCATCGCCCGGTCATTGGCCATCCAGCCGCGGGTGCTGCTGATGGACGAGCCCTGCTCCGCGCTCGACCCGACGTCGACCCGGCGCATCGAGGAGACCATCGCCGAGCTGGTCTCCGAGGTCACCATCGTCATCGTCACGCACAACATGCAGCAGGCGGCCCGCGTCTCGGACCGGTGCGCGTTCTTCCTCGCCTCGCACGGCACCCCCGGCGTCATCGTCGAGCACGGACCCACGTCGGTGATGTTCGAGAACCCGCAGGACGAGCGGACCAGCGACTACGTGCACGGACGGTTCGGGTGA
- a CDS encoding lytic murein transglycosylase yields the protein MTGPGRGATILSAFAILAVVGLLFAVARTSPGSSDQPLFVAAPVTDGVVGEPPSGAAAGPQADAVADDELGPAASLGVSPDWAREVGGRIGIPPRALVSYAAAAIRLADEQPSCALGWPTLAGIGFVESHHGTFGGTHVEPDGRTAEPIVGIALDGGPGVAAIADSDGGELDGDSVWDRAVGPMQFIPSTWRKWGVDGNGDGVSDVHNLDDVALAAGRYLCADGGDLSDGADWQHAVLTYNRSTEYAAKVLETANGYARASWS from the coding sequence GTGACCGGGCCGGGCCGCGGCGCGACCATCCTGTCGGCGTTCGCGATCCTCGCCGTCGTCGGGTTGCTGTTCGCCGTGGCCCGGACCTCGCCCGGCAGCAGCGACCAGCCGCTGTTCGTCGCCGCCCCGGTGACCGACGGCGTCGTCGGCGAGCCGCCGTCCGGTGCCGCGGCGGGACCGCAGGCGGACGCGGTCGCCGATGACGAGCTGGGGCCGGCGGCCTCGCTCGGCGTCTCGCCGGACTGGGCGCGCGAGGTCGGCGGCCGCATCGGGATCCCGCCGCGCGCGCTCGTCTCGTACGCCGCGGCCGCGATCCGGCTGGCGGACGAGCAGCCGTCCTGCGCGCTGGGCTGGCCGACGCTGGCCGGCATCGGCTTCGTCGAGTCACACCACGGGACGTTCGGCGGCACCCACGTCGAGCCCGACGGACGCACGGCCGAGCCGATCGTCGGCATCGCGCTGGACGGCGGCCCGGGTGTCGCGGCCATCGCCGACAGCGACGGCGGCGAGCTCGACGGCGACTCCGTCTGGGACCGCGCGGTCGGGCCCATGCAGTTCATCCCGTCGACGTGGCGGAAGTGGGGCGTCGACGGCAACGGCGACGGCGTCAGCGACGTGCACAACCTCGACGACGTCGCGCTGGCGGCCGGGCGCTACCTCTGCGCCGACGGCGGCGACCTCAGCGACGGCGCGGACTGGCAGCACGCCGTCCTCACCTACAACCGGTCCACGGAGTACGCCG
- the pstA gene encoding phosphate ABC transporter permease PstA, giving the protein MTAVDIRPADVGADDPSTGGTTLPPPVPPGSPEEPRRSLVLLRTSDIFALVGAFAASVSITFVLFTQLLPFEGAIGFVVLAYVLFLIVYALLVSLDDDGPAVRDKVAAVAVHGLALLLGVGLVFVVLYTLGRGAEALPNLNFYTEDMRVTGPLDPLTSGGILHGIVGTLIMITMALAITIPLGIVCAVFLNEIPGRLSRLVRTIAEAMTALPSIVAGLFIYATWITAFGLGQSGSAAALAITVMMLPIVIRASDVVLRLVPGTLKEAAYAVGAGQWRTVWHVTLPTARSGLMTSIILGTARGIGETSPVLLTAGFTAAVNTNPLEGPMVSLPLLTFELVKNPQPEMIARGFGTAATLMVLVLLLFAVGRAVGGRGPGQLTRRQQHRRVLASRRDAERFRRTDAARPRFTTQEEGQRR; this is encoded by the coding sequence ATGACCGCTGTCGACATCCGGCCCGCCGACGTCGGGGCCGACGACCCGTCGACGGGGGGCACCACGCTGCCGCCGCCCGTACCGCCGGGCAGTCCCGAGGAACCGCGACGCAGCCTGGTCCTGCTGCGCACGTCCGACATCTTCGCCCTGGTGGGTGCGTTCGCCGCCTCCGTCTCGATCACGTTCGTGCTCTTCACGCAGTTGCTGCCGTTCGAGGGAGCGATCGGGTTCGTCGTCCTGGCCTACGTGCTGTTCCTGATCGTCTACGCACTGCTCGTCTCTCTGGACGACGACGGCCCCGCCGTGCGCGACAAGGTGGCAGCGGTCGCCGTTCACGGGCTCGCGCTGCTGCTCGGCGTCGGCCTGGTGTTCGTCGTGCTCTACACCCTGGGCCGCGGCGCCGAGGCGCTGCCGAACCTGAACTTCTACACCGAGGACATGCGGGTCACCGGTCCGCTGGACCCACTGACCAGCGGCGGCATCCTGCACGGCATCGTCGGCACGCTGATCATGATCACCATGGCGCTGGCCATCACCATCCCGCTGGGCATCGTCTGCGCGGTGTTCCTCAACGAGATCCCCGGCCGGCTCAGCCGTCTGGTGCGCACCATCGCCGAGGCCATGACGGCGCTGCCGTCCATCGTCGCCGGTCTGTTCATCTACGCCACCTGGATCACGGCCTTCGGCCTGGGGCAGTCCGGCTCGGCCGCGGCGCTGGCCATCACGGTGATGATGCTGCCCATCGTGATCCGCGCCTCCGACGTCGTCCTGCGGCTGGTGCCCGGGACGCTGAAGGAGGCGGCCTACGCGGTCGGCGCCGGGCAGTGGCGGACGGTGTGGCACGTCACGCTGCCGACGGCGCGGTCGGGGTTGATGACCTCGATCATCCTCGGTACCGCACGCGGCATCGGCGAGACCTCCCCGGTGCTGCTGACCGCCGGGTTCACGGCCGCGGTCAACACCAACCCGCTCGAGGGGCCGATGGTGTCCCTGCCGCTGCTGACCTTCGAGCTGGTGAAGAACCCCCAGCCGGAGATGATCGCCCGCGGCTTCGGCACGGCGGCCACGCTGATGGTGCTCGTGCTGCTGCTGTTCGCGGTCGGCCGGGCGGTCGGCGGGCGCGGTCCGGGTCAGCTCACCCGGCGTCAGCAGCACCGCCGCGTCCTCGCGTCGCGCCGCGACGCCGAACGGTTCCGCCGCACCGACGCGGCCCGCCCCAGGTTCACCACACAGGAGGAAGGACAACGCCGATGA
- a CDS encoding Ig-like domain repeat protein, producing MTALGMAVAMVVAGQFGEAWAQEEPLPTLTATPSTGLVADVTGANWTRLAAPTACPAGFNVPGVLKGQLFLIRAGGDSTTKDGNRQVAFATQIGTGPLAVDVGGNGIFTGVAPEPPGTYELVLFCTQEGNPSGYTAAFSAWLSFDATRWTITAEEPRAAGTTITMEATADGEPADEVELGTEVELTATVDPAEAAGTVEFFNSHPDLEVRESLGTDELSDGTASVTLSDLAAGEYVLTADFTSANEEEFTSSQTVAEVPLTVVAPEAESTTTTLAVAPESPVDVGAEVTMTATVDPEAATGTVQFRSGTEDLGAPVPVESGVAVLTTSELAEADHTLTASFTSAEPEAFTSSTSTPVVYTVGAPGPKVTAVDAEGNALEDNPVLADGQVVTLTAPGFGAEEDVTVTLDAESETPEQLGEEPIPADEDGTVVTEFTASGLEPGQHQLDFAGAQQTLVWQFQMEDPAGTEDGTEDGTEDGTEDGTEDGGGDDGTEGGAAEDGGADDGAAGGAAGGSGNPGSLAQTGAFLVAPLVLVGLAALSAGYAFIRRSKRDEFLTFDDPTAT from the coding sequence GTGACAGCGCTGGGAATGGCCGTGGCGATGGTCGTCGCCGGCCAGTTCGGCGAGGCTTGGGCCCAAGAGGAGCCGTTGCCCACGCTGACCGCCACACCGTCGACCGGCCTCGTCGCCGACGTGACCGGGGCGAACTGGACCCGGCTCGCGGCGCCGACCGCCTGCCCGGCGGGCTTCAACGTCCCCGGAGTCCTCAAGGGTCAGCTGTTCCTGATCAGGGCCGGCGGAGACAGCACCACCAAGGACGGCAACCGGCAGGTGGCGTTCGCGACTCAGATCGGTACGGGGCCCCTCGCCGTCGACGTCGGTGGCAACGGGATCTTCACCGGTGTGGCTCCGGAGCCGCCGGGAACCTACGAGCTGGTCCTGTTCTGCACCCAGGAAGGAAACCCTTCCGGCTACACGGCGGCGTTCTCGGCGTGGCTGTCGTTCGACGCGACCAGGTGGACCATCACGGCGGAGGAGCCGCGGGCCGCGGGCACAACGATCACCATGGAGGCCACCGCCGACGGTGAGCCGGCAGACGAGGTCGAGCTCGGCACCGAGGTGGAGCTCACGGCTACGGTCGACCCCGCCGAGGCGGCCGGGACGGTCGAGTTCTTCAACAGCCACCCCGACCTCGAGGTGCGGGAATCGCTCGGCACGGATGAGCTGTCCGACGGGACCGCGTCGGTGACGCTCAGCGACCTCGCGGCCGGCGAATACGTCCTGACGGCCGACTTCACCTCTGCCAACGAAGAGGAGTTCACGTCGTCGCAGACGGTGGCCGAGGTGCCGCTGACCGTCGTGGCCCCAGAGGCCGAGTCGACCACGACGACACTGGCCGTCGCGCCGGAGAGCCCCGTCGACGTCGGCGCCGAGGTGACGATGACGGCGACCGTGGACCCGGAGGCGGCCACCGGGACGGTGCAGTTCCGCTCCGGCACCGAGGACCTCGGTGCGCCGGTGCCGGTGGAGTCCGGCGTCGCCGTGCTGACCACGTCCGAGCTGGCCGAGGCCGACCACACGCTGACGGCTTCGTTCACCTCGGCGGAGCCGGAGGCGTTCACGTCGTCGACGTCCACGCCGGTGGTCTACACCGTCGGCGCCCCCGGCCCGAAGGTCACCGCGGTGGACGCGGAGGGCAACGCGCTGGAGGACAACCCCGTGCTGGCCGACGGACAGGTAGTGACGCTGACGGCGCCGGGCTTCGGGGCCGAGGAGGACGTGACGGTCACCCTCGACGCCGAGAGCGAGACACCCGAACAGCTCGGCGAGGAGCCGATCCCGGCCGACGAGGACGGCACTGTGGTGACCGAGTTCACCGCGTCCGGGCTCGAGCCCGGCCAGCACCAGCTGGACTTCGCCGGCGCGCAGCAGACCCTGGTGTGGCAGTTCCAGATGGAGGACCCGGCCGGGACCGAGGACGGGACCGAAGACGGCACCGAGGACGGCACGGAGGACGGGACCGAGGACGGTGGCGGCGACGACGGCACCGAGGGTGGTGCCGCCGAAGACGGTGGCGCGGACGACGGCGCTGCTGGTGGCGCCGCGGGCGGCTCCGGCAACCCGGGGAGCCTGGCGCAGACCGGTGCCTTCCTCGTCGCTCCGCTGGTGCTGGTCGGCCTGGCGGCGCTGAGCGCCGGTTACGCCTTCATCCGGCGCAGCAAGCGCGACGAGTTCCTCACCTTCGACGACCCGACGGCGACCTGA
- a CDS encoding phosphate ABC transporter substrate-binding protein PstS, giving the protein MTPTSPRWIVLRWVGGLLALVLIVQAVVTGAAREAMAASFFPVSGSGSTWSSNAVDAWRANVEQQGMRINFQANGSTNGRNQFREGVVDFAVSEIPYGVQDGNNTDDPPRRGYAYMPIVAGGTAFMYNLTIGGQRVTNLRLSGDVIAKIFTGQITLWNDAAIRADNPLLTLPAIPIVPVFRSDGSGTSAQFTAWMNDQHPDIWEAFCAETGRNPCTPTSSYPNPGSPFIGAATSNGVAGYVARAAGAITYVEYSYALQSGFPVAKVRNASDYYIEPTAEAVAVGLLGAEIENNPASPDYLTQNLDNVYRNADRRAYPLSSYSYMILPTKLENGFTEAKGLTLGSFAYYFLCEGQRSAGPLGYSPLPINLVQAGFAQVRKIPGVEVQSIDLAGCNNPTFSPDGTNTLAINAPQPPACDAVGATQCTTGTGGDDDETPPNPPGGSADGGGGGDGGGGGDGGAAEGGGGAADGGGGAADGGGGAADGGGAATGTEPGGAATGTDTGAAGADAGADTGAAGADTGTDTGAPVFDPETGEIISGGDAGTDAGGGGQNVSAVPVSLQASSGWSFQHTLMVLAGALLLGVVLGPPVISRALGSRNDPAGRTS; this is encoded by the coding sequence ATGACCCCGACATCTCCGCGCTGGATCGTGCTGCGCTGGGTCGGCGGCCTGCTGGCACTCGTGCTGATCGTCCAGGCCGTCGTCACCGGGGCCGCCCGTGAGGCGATGGCGGCGAGCTTCTTCCCGGTCAGCGGGTCCGGCTCCACCTGGAGCTCCAACGCCGTCGACGCCTGGCGCGCCAACGTCGAGCAGCAGGGCATGCGCATCAACTTCCAGGCCAACGGCTCGACCAACGGCCGCAACCAGTTCCGCGAGGGCGTGGTCGACTTCGCGGTGTCGGAGATCCCGTACGGCGTGCAGGACGGGAACAACACCGACGACCCGCCGCGTCGCGGGTACGCCTACATGCCCATCGTCGCCGGTGGCACCGCGTTCATGTACAACCTGACCATCGGCGGGCAGCGGGTCACCAACCTGCGTCTGTCCGGCGACGTGATCGCGAAGATCTTCACCGGCCAGATCACGCTGTGGAACGACGCCGCGATCAGGGCGGACAACCCGCTGCTCACCCTGCCCGCGATCCCGATCGTCCCGGTGTTCCGATCCGACGGTTCGGGTACGTCGGCGCAGTTCACCGCCTGGATGAACGATCAGCACCCCGACATCTGGGAGGCGTTCTGCGCCGAGACGGGGCGCAACCCGTGCACGCCGACGTCGAGCTACCCGAATCCCGGCTCTCCGTTCATCGGCGCCGCGACCTCCAACGGCGTCGCCGGTTATGTCGCGCGCGCTGCCGGCGCCATCACCTACGTCGAGTACTCCTACGCGTTGCAGTCCGGGTTCCCGGTGGCCAAGGTGCGCAACGCGTCGGACTACTACATCGAGCCGACGGCCGAGGCCGTCGCCGTGGGCCTGCTCGGCGCCGAGATCGAGAACAACCCGGCGTCGCCGGACTACCTGACCCAGAACCTCGACAACGTCTACCGCAACGCCGACCGGCGCGCGTATCCGCTGTCGTCGTACTCGTACATGATCCTGCCGACGAAGCTCGAGAACGGCTTCACCGAGGCCAAGGGTCTCACCCTGGGGTCCTTCGCCTACTACTTCCTGTGCGAGGGACAGCGCTCGGCAGGCCCACTGGGCTACTCGCCGCTGCCGATCAACCTGGTGCAGGCCGGTTTCGCCCAGGTGCGCAAGATCCCCGGCGTCGAGGTGCAGTCCATCGACCTCGCCGGCTGCAACAACCCCACCTTCTCGCCGGACGGGACGAACACGCTCGCCATCAACGCGCCCCAGCCTCCGGCCTGTGACGCCGTCGGAGCGACGCAGTGCACCACGGGCACCGGTGGCGACGACGACGAGACACCGCCGAACCCACCGGGCGGAAGCGCCGACGGTGGTGGAGGCGGTGACGGCGGCGGAGGCGGTGACGGCGGAGCGGCCGAGGGCGGTGGCGGTGCGGCCGACGGCGGAGGCGGTGCGGCCGACGGCGGAGGCGGTGCGGCCGACGGCGGCGGCGCGGCGACCGGCACCGAGCCCGGCGGCGCAGCGACCGGCACTGACACCGGAGCGGCCGGCGCCGACGCGGGCGCCGACACCGGAGCGGCCGGCGCCGACACGGGCACCGACACCGGAGCGCCGGTGTTCGACCCGGAGACGGGCGAGATCATCAGCGGCGGTGACGCCGGAACGGACGCCGGTGGGGGCGGGCAGAACGTGTCCGCGGTGCCGGTGTCGCTCCAGGCGTCGTCGGGCTGGAGCTTCCAGCACACGCTGATGGTGCTGGCCGGCGCCCTTCTTCTCGGCGTGGTCCTCGGCCCGCCGGTGATCTCCCGGGCACTCGGGAGTCGCAACGATCCTGCCGGGAGGACCTCGTGA